The following proteins are encoded in a genomic region of Pelodictyon phaeoclathratiforme BU-1:
- a CDS encoding cyclase family protein has product MRVIDLSQVISSGMPCYPGTPGPRFQQLSSIDEHGFAEQLLTISSHTGTHVDLPSHILPSGSSLDAFTIEQFSGKGVAIDLRSLTDGLITVETLYPFRDLIYESEFLLLCSGWSKYWGSAAYFEGYPLLTSDAALWLSDFPLKGLGVDMISVDSPVSCDFPVHTQLLQNGILIIENLVCPPLLLHSSFIFCSFPLRIAGAEASPVRAVALVEC; this is encoded by the coding sequence ATGCGGGTCATTGATCTGAGTCAGGTCATCAGCTCCGGGATGCCCTGTTATCCTGGCACTCCCGGACCGCGGTTTCAGCAGCTCTCTTCCATTGATGAGCATGGTTTTGCCGAGCAGCTTTTAACCATCTCTTCCCATACCGGGACACATGTTGATCTTCCGTCACATATTCTTCCCTCAGGCAGTTCGCTTGATGCGTTCACTATTGAGCAGTTTTCCGGAAAGGGAGTGGCGATTGATCTTCGCAGCCTGACAGACGGGTTGATTACGGTTGAGACTCTTTATCCATTCCGGGATCTCATTTATGAGAGTGAGTTTCTGCTGCTCTGTTCCGGGTGGAGCAAGTATTGGGGCTCGGCAGCTTATTTTGAGGGTTACCCTCTGCTCACCTCTGATGCGGCTCTTTGGCTGAGCGATTTTCCCTTGAAAGGGCTCGGAGTTGACATGATTTCTGTCGATTCTCCCGTATCCTGTGATTTTCCCGTTCATACACAATTGCTGCAAAACGGGATACTCATTATTGAGAATCTTGTATGTCCACCCTTGCTATTGCATTCTTCTTTCATCTTTTGCAGCTTTCCTTTGAGAATTGCCGGCGCTGAAGCATCACCCGTCAGAGCGGTTGCTTTGGTTGAGTGCTGA
- a CDS encoding alpha/beta hydrolase yields MELQHRERSPFGVLIIHGFTATLDSVKSLYTSIEKLGIPVRQPLLAGHGALSPEALRGVRWESWMADAEQALFELSLEVEQVIVIGHSMGALLSLNLAARHKEKIDSLVLVAPAIQLISVLAPGRPLHFAAPFVSKIIKNWKLKSDFADQGCATCIPHYSWVPTDAIISFFELIKISQQLLGRVNVPVLIVHNRRENTVRPESALILYNRIATEPSGKSIIWLEHSGHQIFCDCENEKAVKAIMDYVASRIRQRVHG; encoded by the coding sequence ATGGAGTTACAACACAGAGAGCGAAGCCCTTTTGGAGTCCTTATTATTCATGGTTTTACGGCGACGCTTGATAGTGTGAAATCGTTGTACACCTCTATTGAAAAACTTGGTATTCCGGTCAGGCAGCCTCTGCTGGCGGGGCATGGTGCATTGTCCCCTGAGGCGCTCCGTGGTGTACGATGGGAGTCGTGGATGGCGGATGCTGAGCAGGCGCTTTTCGAACTGAGCCTTGAGGTTGAGCAGGTTATCGTGATCGGCCATAGTATGGGAGCGCTTCTCTCGCTCAATCTTGCAGCAAGGCACAAGGAGAAGATTGATTCTCTGGTGCTTGTTGCTCCGGCGATTCAGCTCATTTCTGTGCTTGCTCCAGGTCGTCCTCTTCATTTTGCCGCGCCATTTGTGAGCAAAATTATCAAAAATTGGAAGTTGAAGAGCGATTTTGCGGATCAGGGCTGTGCAACCTGCATTCCTCATTATTCCTGGGTGCCAACAGATGCCATCATCTCTTTTTTTGAGCTGATAAAAATAAGCCAGCAACTGCTTGGGCGGGTCAATGTGCCCGTTTTAATTGTGCATAACCGCAGGGAAAATACGGTTCGTCCTGAAAGCGCCCTTATCCTTTACAACAGGATTGCTACTGAGCCATCAGGCAAGTCTATTATCTGGCTGGAGCATTCCGGTCACCAGATCTTTTGTGATTGTGAGAATGAAAAAGCCGTCAAGGCGATTATGGACTATGTGGCTTCAAGAATCCGACAGAGGGTGCACGGGTGA
- a CDS encoding septal ring lytic transglycosylase RlpA family protein, producing MQKRYFIRLLLLPLVLSSCSSTRTTVSRDDVKGISPEEAYRLGKIKNTPYVINGKVYVPMSYEEALSYQESGIASWYGQETLDQHNGQLTAYGEVFDPSKPSAAHKYLPLPSIVKVTNLETRASMVVRVNDRGPFVGDRVIDLSAEAAKRLGFYQKGSAKVKIEVISR from the coding sequence ATGCAAAAGAGATACTTCATCCGGCTCCTTCTACTGCCCCTTGTGCTCAGTTCGTGTTCATCGACACGCACCACCGTATCAAGGGATGACGTCAAAGGTATTTCACCCGAAGAGGCATACCGACTGGGCAAAATCAAGAACACTCCCTATGTTATCAACGGAAAGGTCTATGTTCCAATGAGCTACGAAGAGGCTCTTTCTTACCAGGAGAGCGGGATTGCATCCTGGTACGGACAGGAAACGCTCGACCAGCATAACGGACAGTTAACCGCCTACGGGGAAGTTTTCGATCCATCAAAGCCAAGCGCTGCACACAAATACCTGCCTTTACCCTCCATTGTCAAAGTGACCAATCTTGAAACCCGTGCATCAATGGTCGTCCGGGTCAATGATCGAGGGCCATTTGTCGGTGACCGGGTTATCGATCTAAGCGCGGAAGCAGCCAAACGACTGGGATTTTACCAAAAAGGAAGCGCGAAGGTCAAAATTGAGGTTATCTCCCGCTGA
- a CDS encoding damage-control phosphatase ARMT1 family protein encodes MQIPAGCYSCIFEQLQSLVKVTGLDGKSAKMLFEHSMRQLLDTHGEGLVVQHIIRSATDRAIALSGKGADYDPFGAIKKQSNVTALQFVDEFRNKIRNSPEPLQDAVKIAAAGNIIDFGAKQHGSLDIEKELSTISERSFGCFDFAELSRRLMLAGKLLYICDNAGEIVFDRLFIEEIRRSNPGLAVTCAVRAMPVINDAVLSDAYEAGLQEVAVVISSGSVYPGTLLDETSDEFRRLFDNADVIISKGQGNFETLLDVADERLFFILRIKCDQMAKLSGVAKGELVLMQGGKLSPA; translated from the coding sequence ATGCAGATACCTGCGGGATGTTATTCATGTATTTTCGAGCAGTTGCAATCGCTTGTAAAGGTTACCGGACTTGACGGGAAGAGCGCAAAAATGCTGTTTGAGCATTCGATGCGCCAACTTCTCGATACTCATGGCGAGGGTCTTGTTGTGCAGCATATTATCAGAAGCGCTACAGACAGGGCCATCGCCTTGTCGGGAAAGGGGGCGGATTACGATCCTTTCGGAGCGATAAAAAAGCAGTCGAACGTCACAGCGTTGCAGTTCGTTGATGAGTTCAGGAATAAAATCCGGAACTCTCCGGAACCCCTGCAGGATGCGGTTAAAATTGCGGCGGCGGGCAACATCATTGATTTTGGTGCCAAGCAACACGGATCGCTCGATATTGAAAAGGAGCTGAGTACCATCAGTGAACGCTCATTCGGGTGTTTTGATTTTGCGGAGCTCTCCAGGCGTTTGATGTTGGCCGGAAAACTGCTCTATATTTGCGACAATGCGGGAGAGATTGTTTTCGACAGGCTGTTCATTGAGGAGATCAGGCGCAGTAATCCAGGCCTGGCGGTTACCTGTGCCGTCAGGGCGATGCCGGTCATCAATGACGCCGTCCTCAGTGATGCGTATGAGGCCGGACTGCAAGAGGTGGCTGTGGTCATCTCTTCAGGCAGTGTCTATCCGGGCACTCTGCTGGATGAAACTTCTGATGAATTCCGGCGGTTGTTCGATAATGCCGACGTGATCATATCGAAAGGTCAGGGGAATTTTGAAACGCTGCTCGACGTTGCTGATGAACGTCTCTTTTTTATTCTGAGAATAAAGTGTGACCAGATGGCGAAACTCTCCGGTGTAGCAAAGGGGGAGCTGGTTCTTATGCAGGGCGGCAAGCTGAGCCCAGCGTGA